The sequence aatcattttttcgtaaaattttatcgatatcgacttcgatataatgtcgagaatgtgcgggttttcctaagtagagtgcagagcgataaagagtcgaaaattatttattattctgattctaatttttatcgatatactatacctttttcggtattaaaaatgttctaaattgattcgatttcgattaaatatatgaacaatttcgaatactttataccatcgagcaattttttcttgaaataatgcatattcaatacctttattattatccaataatgctgcgttagatgtgttttcattttcaaatgaaataagctctgcacatatttctgatgtttgctgattatgagattcgaattgtcaaaaaacaacatcaataattggctgcgcttttcatttaagacgtctttgatccatttttcgtgttaaactatatttttatgaatttttatgataggataagaaataaaattttattttctcacaaattgacaaaagaataatatgtatgtatattcatttgtccattttgtgcaaaaaaaaaatttggcataaaaaaaaactcgaacattattcgccatttctataaaatattaaaatacgatattctaaaaaatgtagaatggatagagcatcataataaattcatattttcaattttaattcgaaataagttcgataaaaagaactgactcgaaatgttgcatactgggaacatacttataataaaacaaaataaatggaactcataaaaaacatgtcagttgattaaaaaaacaattagaaatatatttctattatttatagTCATACCTTCCAATCAATTCTTTATCACTGTCTTCCACTACTGATCGTATCTTTTTTAAGGCGTATCATTTCTGACTAGATAATTTTTCGTGGTTTTCTGGTTCGATAGTTGATAAATTGGAAATAACATAATTTCGTAGAGATCTCTGAAATACGAGGGCCCTTTCAACATctggctattttttaaaaaatatttcccaaTTTTATTATCAAAACCTCCTCCTCCCAATGTATGTATCAACTCCAAGGATTGACAAGATTGTATAACATTTTCTCCTACATCTGGCCACAAATTTATCCAACAGCCTTTGAGCGTTGATTGCCTGTGTGAAGTATAAGTCAATCCAACATGCTTTACACAACCCAATATTGCATTTTTTGCATCTgtgacaaataaatttttgataatttacagaaaaaaattggaacaataaaaagtaaaatatgagaaattttaaaaatcgacaTTTGATTCAACTTTAACCTCCCTAATTTACATACATGTATagcatatgtatgtaagtgtttatgtatgtatttgtgtatACATAAATAAGTGCGTATACATGTTTGTGTGCAAGCATTGCGGTATGACATTTACAGAAATCTATATTGATGCATCGCCATATTAACAGAGATCAACGCACAATAAACCACAGAGTAATACGagtattttcataatattatgAACGTAAATTgtctattgaaataaaaaaaaaacaaaatcgacaataaattttgtattaaccATTTAATGGTGCAAGTAATATAGATTTAGTTGAGCTTAACAATTACCTATAGTTTATGAAAGTTATTATCGGCATACATGATTTACTTTTTAGTATTGTAGATTtccattgatttttttaaatgttttaaagtttGCATACTTCCTGATTAATATTCTATCTGCATTACGCAAGTtttaatgtcgcgttcttgtacctAAATTATCGCTTGTTATCAGTACTCTGCAATTGTTCTAATCTATGGCtgaatatttttcttcaaatctaattttaatggctttaattataataatcacactaaacattttattttgattatcaAAGTGCGTCACGTTCGCTATCTTAGCTGTAGAATTAACATGGGAAGTAACAATGTGTTCATAGGACAAATTTAACCGATagcttgataaatttaaaagtacttttctattattttggaagcaaatgagaaataaaaaacattgcaattatagttttttaaaaatgtattaaaaaaagtatttttttaagtcaaaaatagtagcaaaaaataatgcgataACGCAATCGCCCATGCGGTATTGATgagtactaagtatgtgaacaaaaaaaaatggtgtTTTGATAAATgtgacgtatcctgtaaacaagaactaTATGTACTAAatgtagtacagtcggcatatctgggttaaagaGATCCACTAAATTGTTGATAATATTTACCTCTATAAAAAATTACCTCTACGTAAATGAAGTGTTAAAATTAAGTGatatataataaatacagaACTGTTGCTGATATTATTTAGACTAATCCTTATTACACATGTGACAGGAAAATATGTCGCGTACACTGAAGGTtctaaaaaaaacgatttttttactttttctagaTGCAGTCGAAAATTTGTTCAATTTGCTAACATATTGAAAACTTTTGCACTATATTTtgtgctaaatattaaaataatatcgcaaaatgaaaacaaaaattaaaaattttaaaatttctctatAGCTTTTATCTTCAAAGACGTGTGAATGTCGAGATCTTCACCTTGAGAGTGCTCATATAAGTATAAGTAATGAATAATCactgtattatttaatttttatcggGGATGAAATATTGAGAttatgaaattgtattaaaatccAAAACAAATCGATGGAAAATTATGGGTAGGTAGATGGGAAAGtttcaaaactaaaacaacgatttagaaaaacaagaatttacaaaaaatatttattgtttttatttgtacaatataaatttattcaaagtagaGGCCATtggtagctatgaccttttaccaactttctggcaacatattgatttcgagccaaaataactgatcatcttttgaggccaagaacgaatgcAGCCAATTTTtgttgtcaaaaagtcaatttttcaaacacttaatttcaaaaatcaaatgatgctgttttgtagagaaatgtttaaagacacttatagttttaagaaaaattttaatttatttttaaaaaatttaagtaaagccCCTGTCTTTATATTTCCACGCaatttcctaataataccatttacctttaacctatttgaaaaatataacatttctacatcaataaaaaaaaattatggggataccaTAAacagttaagaagatatgctcaaattttatttttgattttgcatggagaaaaaaatttagccccactttcccacatgctgtttttttaataaaatgaaaggtgggagtgtcttgtttcgattaaaaaaaattgttttcggtAGTTTTCGgcacaggatgaaaacttaacattttttgtcgaataataaacgaaatatcaataaaaatctTATCTATGcctgggtttcgtgggcggtgggcatggccgattttaataaaacttagcatacgttcttcttttgtttcagaaaatatatgtaccaaatgtaccaattttcaaatttcatgACGGAATaagtattacggtttcatgtctggccatattattggcgtttttcggccaatgctcgcttcaaacgaattagttgcgttcggcacaggttccctgtgatcaGATTTTAGCAGGTCATAATAAATAGGACAGTTTTGCTCCCAATAATTACAGAGAATTATCTTAGCAACATGGAtgtttgactttggtgtcgtaTCGTTTGGTTGGACGGGATTCACAACGATGGGGATTCACAGCGATCTCTATTATGCTTCGGGTTAACGTAATTttcaaattgctgcttgagtaggtcctaatgattttgcaagcactTGTTGGGCTTTACAACgatcttcatggagtagtgcCTCCAATACTTGGTCTTAAGTTTCTTGGCTGGCCTTTgtgatctttgtcttcagtGTTAAAAGCAccaattctagaagttaagcaaaaCTTAGCACATCTGACGCAttattggtacaaaattcaacattttgaaagcaaaaaaaaattttttttgtttacactgTATTGTccaataactaaatgagaaaaaataacATATACGTATCCTTTAAATTGGCATATAAGTTATAAAAAACAAGAATCGCTcataagtcatacacccatatttatttacattttaggGTTAATTTAATAGCCTCGTggagttgaaaaaataaatatgtaaaaatatttaaaattaaatacataaatcaacattttaataaacaaacaaataaataaatacaacattatCCATTATCAAATTATTAATACATTActtcatgttttatttttgcctCGTCTCATATTTATCTAGAGAGTTACAGTAAACACttgaaatgaaatacaaaatagcttaaaatacaTTAATATTCCCATATAAATGCCACTGTTCAGCTTACTGCATACGCTTATTAAATACAATCCATATCGACACTATAatgtgaattttatttaaactgaccatgttttttatataaaaaaaaaatattattcaattttttttttcgctactTGGATTCTGTAGGtatcagtttttattttatttatttgtgtgcgtgcaaaaccattaaaataacaatcaacTTATctacaataaaataattaaatattatggaaatattttttttattactttaaagcACTTTCATACCATTATTATTATGGTTATTATTACTGCTcattaatgttaaatttattctttaaaatCAATTAAGACCGCACaattaaatatcataaaaatgcACTGCCTTTCATAGTTGCCatagaaaaatattgtatttaacttcaaaaattataaatgttgtgAGTAAATGAACGAACGATCCTAAgagtttaaaacattttaataaaaagaacattacaattgaaaaagtttcatgtaaataataaaaacaatggcaTATTAAATAGAACTGCATAGAAATTAAAAGCACAGCAAATAGattaacttaaataagtaaatttcaatcattaaatgttttcaatatttttgagtttttaaagaaTGTACAATATTAATTTCCAAATCATCAAATAATCTTCTAATCTTCTTACCCAGAAACTCTAAAACTCTCTATACCTAATatgatataaatacatacatatctatattaaacggaaactgaaatgaaaaatattgatattaattttcaaGTCGTTTGGCATACAATGACACTGCAATGCAGCAAGCACTATTTACATCTACTATGACTAAAACTAACCAAATTACTTAACATTATACTTGTATCAACTTcaactacaacaacagcaacatcatcGTCATCTGCAACTGCGATAATGACACTGGCAACATCAACGTAATCGTCATTGACGCCATGCCATCATTTTTATCAATAACAGTTTCGTACCTATCCTATGTACAAGTATCTACGTTGCGACAACGCATTGTCGATGTTCTTGTCGTCGTTCAAATCATCATTGTCATCATGGCAactcatcaaaaaaaaataaaaaaaaattcaaatactcACAGCCAAACCCTCAACTGGGAAAAGTGAGCGCTGTAGATGAGGTAACAGTATTATCGTGCAACAACGGCAGAGACAACAAGGAAAATAATCGCACTAACTAGAGGTATGTGCAACAAAAAAAGATTGTAAGAATTATATAAAAGGGTATTGCAACAACAggtttatgtatataaatgtgaATAAATCTGACacattttgaatgaaacacaagtttttggataaaaaatcattttatttttcaacattgtaTCCTTCGAGCCCTAGtcactttttccaaaaaataagatttgtcgaggtcatcaaaataagtatttgttagtgagataatttcatcgttggagtgaAATCTACTTTCGCCGATCCATTtatagtcactcggggctaaatccaAAGAATAGCGAGGGTGAAGGAGCAATTCGTAGCCCAGTTTATGgattttgccatggaaactgcacacgTTTGCACTATTGCATTGTCCTAGTCAAAAAGAAATCATCATTAAATGTACCAAATAAGTTGGCACAATATTCGCCATAGATTGTTTACACTTTTGAAGCATCTGAAAAAACTGAACAAACGTTGGCGTTCTTTGGCGCCGATTCACCAGCCACTGTTTTTCCAAAGAGTACGGTTCCAAAGAGTTCCTCAAATCATTTGacttgaccttgagtttgaccttgagtttgaccttcaGTTTGACCTTGACTTTGACCTTGactttgaccttgagtttgaccttctgtttgaccttgagtttgaccttaagtttgaccttgagtttgcccttgagtttgaccttgagtttgaccttgactTTCACGTTGAGTTTGACCTtcagtttgaccttgagtttggccttgagtttgaccttgagtttgaccttgcatctgaccttgagtttgaccttcagtttgaccttgagtttgaccttgactTCTACGTTGAGTTTGACCTtcagtttgaccttgagtttgaccttcaGTTTGACCTTGACTTTGACCTtcagtttgaccttgagtttggccttgagtttgaccttgagtttgaccttcagtttgaccttgagtttggccttgagtttgaccttcagtttgaccttgagtttggccttgagtttgaccttgagtttgagcttcagtttgaccttgagtttgaccttgagtttgaccttgagtttgaccttgagtttgaccttgactTTGatgttgagtttgaccttgagtttgaccttgactTTGATGTTGAGTTTGACCTtcagtttgaccttgagtttggccttgagtttgaccttcaGTTTGACCTTGACTTTGACCTCGAGTTTGACTTTCAGTTTggccttgagtttgaccttgagtttgaccttcagtttgaccttgagtttggccttgagtttgaccttgagtttgaccttgactttgaccttgagtttggccttgagtttgaccttgagtttgaccttgactTTGGCGTTGAGTTTGACGTTGAGTTTGACCTtcagtttgaccttgagtttggcCTTGAGTTTGACGTTCAGTTTGACCTTGactttgaccttgagtttgaccttgagtttgaccttgactTTGACGTTGAGTTTGACGTTGAGTTTGACCTTCAGTTTGACCTTCAGTTTGAGAGGTGGGAAATTCAAACTTAAATagcgatcacttttctatagaaaacttaaacagtgataaattttctgtagaaaacttaAACAGCAtctgaattaaaaataaattttctgtagaaaactttgtcagagataagttttctatagcaaaCATTGTCTGCGGTCAGCTTTCTACAGAAAACATAGTCTGAAATCAGCTTTCTGTCTTGTAAATATTTCTCtcaataaattttctgtagaaaatttttttttgacaatcaGTTTTCTACTGAAATTATAATCAGCGATCATTGCTACTATAAACTTAGTCAACAAATAGTGTTCCATATTAAGCAGCTATTAATGTTCCATAAAAATCTTTACTTGcgattagttttctatagaaaaatttgtctgcgattagttttctatagaaatttatgtctgcaatcaatttcttatacatagatatatttgtttgttatcagtttcctatagaaatat comes from Calliphora vicina chromosome 2, idCalVici1.1, whole genome shotgun sequence and encodes:
- the LOC135949922 gene encoding repetin-like, with amino-acid sequence MKEKLSATRPPTFTALNRDILIKNQRQETPISTATTTTTLLLSSNIQKNNSNQMAKAGTVAKTAVSQTEGQTQRQTQRQSQGQTQGQTQGQSQGQTERQTQGQTQGQTEGQTQRQTQRQSQGQTQGQTQGQTQGQSQGQTQGQTQGQTQGQTEGQTQGQTQGQTESQTRGQSQGQTEGQTQGQTQGQTEGQTQHQSQGQTQGQTQHQSQGQTQGQTQGQTQGQTQGQTQGQTEGQTQGQTQGQTQGQTEGQSQGQTEGQTQGQTEGQTQRRSQGQTQGQTEGQTQGQMQGQTQGQTQGQTQGQTEGQTQRESQGQTQGQTQGQTQGQT